In Pyrus communis chromosome 15, drPyrComm1.1, whole genome shotgun sequence, the genomic stretch AATATGTAGGCATGAAAATGGCggaaaataatgaaattacTTTTGGAATCCACCGTATTGGTATTGCTGGTTGCCGCTGCTGAGACTTGAGAAGAAGTCGTCACCTATTCCTTGTGAAGATGGGAACCCCGATTTTCCAAGACCAGTCCCCGAACCCATTGCTCTTCCCATGTAATACGAAGTTGGGGGCCCCTTCTCTCTTTCATCGGTTCCATCAGTCAATCCACCCACAATTCCCACATCCGCCAGATTCACCTTCTTGGCTGCAAGTACATCAAGTAAAGGAGCAATTACAAAAGCGACCTACTCATGCATTGACGTGCAAATACGCTTACTTTGAGCACACGAATAATAAAGAACCAGAGATGTGCCCCTGTATCCCACACTAATGTATATaaaaaacttatgaaataagAACTAGCGAAGATTTATATTTGTCACTTCCACGAGAAACCCACTCGAACATTTACCCAATCAATCCACTTACCGAAAATGAATTAGACTCAAATCAATTACTCCTGACCATATATATCAAGATTACAGATAACCTTAATCCTAACACGACCCAGACACTTgtcacattttaaaataaaagacCATCTCAATTTTTCCGAATCTCAACTCACAACTTGAAAATAAAGCAAAATTTAATTTCatgtacaaacaaataaattatgcTATGGAAGGAAATATTTGAGTTGAGACAGATATACTTACGACCAGATATATTAAGATCAATCAGTCCACGGCTAAGTGAATCAGCCCAAATGCCAGATTTCACCTGGAAATCCTTCTTGGGTGGGGTCTTCGAATCTGCTAAAGATTGTTTCCCCACAATATTGTGGCTGCCATCATTGACAGAACTTTGGGAAGGTTCTGAAGCTGCTGAATCAGAATGAGACGTGAACGCCCCCATTATATCAGATCCATCAAAATTGTTAAGTGGAACGGTGGCAAAGGGATCAACAATGTTGGTGTTTGTTGGTGCAGCATTTGTAGACTTGGTTTCTGGCTGCATAACTGGATCGGGGGTGGCAAAAAGATCAACTGTTGAAGAAGCCGGTGGGGATAGGGTTGGTTGAGAAGCAAACAGATCAACGCCATTCTGTATAAATTAATGATAAAAGATCTTTGTTAGCAAAGAACTTCAGACCCTTTTGAGTaataaaaaacacttaaatggATAACCCTAAAATCAGTCATTTGTTTCCCAAAATCGCACAGCTAATACATTTTCACATGCTTAAGCAAAAAACTTCTTCAAAGTTTGCATAAATTATGGGGTGTGCTTTAATTTAAACCCTCTTAGTTATGGTGAACATCACAACTGAAACATATGAATGTCTGACCTGAGTTTGAGAACTTGCTCCAGTTGCTGTCTTGGGTGGTGCGGATACAAAAGTTGAGTCTGCAAATGCTCCAGATGCTGCCTGGGGTGGTGCTGCTGACACAAAATCTGCATCTGCAAACAGATCAACGTCCGATGAACTGCTGTTCATAACAGGCTTTTCTTCAGGAACAGATGCTGGAACATCTACGAAGTCGTCCATCAAATTTTGTCCAAATAGATCCACTTGGTTCGAGCTTGCAACAGCAGCCTCTGTTGAAAATAATATAGTACATACTGAAATGTTAAATTATATTCAATAAATCATTCATACtatttaaaaaacaagaaaatacaaTAATACACGTTCAGTTAAATGTCAGTGCATAATaaatatgatagaagaaaaAGCAGGAAAATTTACACCTACCAATAGTATAGTGATATTCATATAAAGTGTATATGTTTGAACAAATAACGTAGAACTCAACAAAAGCTGTACTATGTTCCAAGGCACAACCAGCCTTCAAAAGATCAACACGTTTAACAAATGACACAATCTTGAAAAGCATCCTCAATGGCTTCAGTACATCAATTAATGGTAAAGAATTAAAAAGACAAATGGCATGGAATTGATTGCAGCTAAACAACATTTGCCGATGTCTTCCCCACAAGGCTTCCTTTTAGTTTTACACTAAACTACCAACTGCACCAGAGTTCATATGTACTTACTAGTAGTAGAAGTCCCTCGCGGATCAAAATCGTCATCATCATCAGCAATACTTGCGCTTTGCGTGTGAATTGAACTGTATGTATCAgcttcatttgatttatttgatgaCTTTGACTCACTAGATGATATATCATCCTGACCTCTCCTGCAAGATAAGCATTCTGAAATTAATTTAAACATGATCACATAGCAACAAAATTATTGGGACAATATATACGTGCTTCAGTCTCTCTGTATACAGAGGGCAGGGTGTGTGTGCATCTGTGAGAGAGAGCTGCATACAAAATTAGCTATTAGTGATAGAAACCATCGTATTGCAGTTCTGAGTCTCAGAAGAACCTTTTTAAGTGTTATCCAAAGCCTCTCAGTCTAAAGGCACGTTAGTTTAAGGATTGCAGCCTATCACGAACAGTAAAAATCAAATACCTGCTTCGTGTTGAGCCCTTCTTTGAAGAGCTCTCTCGATTCTCACTTGTAGCCCCACGGCGAGACCTGCTAGAGCTGAACTTCTCAGTCTTGTCTTCTTCATGTCTGTCTCTATAGCTATCCCTGAAACTATCACCAGCAGTTCCTGTACCACCTAGACCTCCATAGCGGTCACTACTCTGAAAGCTGTTATTACCATACGAGGATGAAGTTGCTGAACCTGACTTATATGTTATCCCAGTAGATGAAAGTCCAAAGTACCTAAAGTTGGCAACGTGCTAATAGTTTATAAGATGAAATCTAATCCAAAGATTTCAGAGAAGTTGAAGCAAACTTGAAAACCTAGTCGCCTGAAAAATAAGCTTACTTGTCACGATTTGCAGCAGCTTTGTTTCTAACTTCttgtattttatctttattattcAGAAGGGCCACTATGTTTTCCGCCTTCTTTCTCACATTTATTCCATTATCTTTCCCACTTGGCTCAACATATTCAAAGCTTGAGAGTGACTAcaccaaaaggaaaaaacaaaagagaaatagAATGTTTTGAGCATATTCAACCATATTCTCGACTTGATAGTtgatatacaaaaaaaaagttcaggCCAGAAAGAAATAGTCCTTACCGAGATTTGGAAAGTATGTTCTATAATGTCATCAACAGCACGTTCAGATCCATGTGACACCAAATATTCTATGACAGCCAATGCCTGATGCAGAAGTTGTTTCAGACATGAAAGGGATAAAAAGGCACATGACCCAACGACGCCAAAATATACTATGCGTAGATCTCTATAAGCATATATTTGCACAGTCCAACTGAATTCTTACCTTATAAACATGACGCCAGTCTTTTCCCGTCTCACTTAGTCTTGTCCATAAAACACTCATAACCATCTGACATTCCGAACTAAAAGATAACAAGAATCAGCAAGTCCGTGTAAATACATGGTCCTTCTAGATTCCGGAAATTGGCACCATAAAAAACGATTTTAACAAGAATCCTTAACAGTTCACTGCAGTTGAAACTCACAATTTTTTAGTGGCCTGTGCAATCTCTGCCAATGCAGAGCCATGAGGACCCCAAGGTTCACTATCTGTTGCATCCAATACCTACCGTATAACAGCAATGAAACAAATTCggtaaactaaaagaaaattcaaaccgGACATAGCCGCTGATCATATCATCCAGAGTTCAGCCAGTTTAGCTATTAGATTCAAAGAATAGAGTCTATAGACAATAGCTAATGCCAACCGACCGTGGGCgtttcaaaattttagaaaCCTGTTGCAGTGACCTCTCAAAGCTAAAAGACCAAAGGCATAGCTACAATTTCAGCTCAAATGTATCTACAAGGATAAAATCTAAGGCTGAAATGCTACGATAACTATTGAGGACGAAATAACAAATTTTGGTGTTTGAATCCGCCATGAATACAACAATTCGAGTTCAGATCTATAATTTTTGTTACACAATAAGAAATtccaatgaaaaaagaaaaatttcgCCGAATTAACAGTAAATTACCTTCTGCTCCATCTCCGGAACCTTCAAGACCTTCAGATTCACCTCCCTCTTTCTGCACATCAAGATTAAGCAAACAAAATgtcaattaaattacaattggTATCAaataaatcgaaaaaaaaatgagtaaaaTCGCAACAAAAACTGACATTTCTCGGACCGTTTGATCGAAGACCTTCATGAAATCCATGACGAATCTGCAAAATTCGGAAATGCGAGATCAGATTGGAAGAAGCAAAATTGCGATTGAATCAGAGCGAATCGGAGAACTTGAAGTCAAATTTTTGGAGGAATGTAAGAAGATTAAGGACGAAATAAGAAGGACCTTTGAGTAGAAAGTCGAAGAGAAAGGAACGGAAAGGATTTTCAGATCTTGGCGTGCGTCGccagaagagggagagagagagataaacgGGGTggttgttttgtggtttttaaaTCGCATACAATTGACAGATAACAGGTAAAGCCAACGAGATCCCGCGGTGATGTTTGtgtgagttttactttttccttgccaaaatatacataaaatactaatttgatttttaatacaacgttctaaaaaacgttaagAGTTAGTCGAGCGGAGGATTGGAATCTAGCGTATAGGCGGACTTAAgta encodes the following:
- the LOC137717355 gene encoding clathrin interactor EPSIN 1-like, which produces MDFMKVFDQTVREIKREVNLKVLKVPEMEQKVLDATDSEPWGPHGSALAEIAQATKKFSECQMVMSVLWTRLSETGKDWRHVYKALAVIEYLVSHGSERAVDDIIEHTFQISSLSSFEYVEPSGKDNGINVRKKAENIVALLNNKDKIQEVRNKAAANRDKYFGLSSTGITYKSGSATSSSYGNNSFQSSDRYGGLGGTGTAGDSFRDSYRDRHEEDKTEKFSSSRSRRGATSENRESSSKKGSTRSRRGQDDISSSESKSSNKSNEADTYSSIHTQSASIADDDDDFDPRGTSTTKAAVASSNQVDLFGQNLMDDFVDVPASVPEEKPVMNSSSSDVDLFADADFVSAAPPQAASGAFADSTFVSAPPKTATGASSQTQNGVDLFASQPTLSPPASSTVDLFATPDPVMQPETKSTNAAPTNTNIVDPFATVPLNNFDGSDIMGAFTSHSDSAASEPSQSSVNDGSHNIVGKQSLADSKTPPKKDFQVKSGIWADSLSRGLIDLNISGPKKVNLADVGIVGGLTDGTDEREKGPPTSYYMGRAMGSGTGLGKSGFPSSQGIGDDFFSSLSSGNQQYQYGGFQK